The Variovorax paradoxus genome window below encodes:
- a CDS encoding acetyl-CoA acetyltransferase — protein sequence MRNDNAYIVGWGHTPFGKLDNAELEQLIRDAVQPALDSAGVAAEDIDGIFVGHFNAGFVGQDFTASLPAVAMPEFRHTPAVRCENACATGSAAIWAALDAMAAGRMKRTLVIGMERMNGLRTPEVAATLIKCSYVKEEGADPAGFAGIFGGIASNYFERFGDQSDALAAIAAKNHANGMHNPYAHMRRDFGFDFCRTPSDKNPFVSGPLKRSDCSLVSDGAAALVLSTEPLAGAKVPAVRWRSRTHVNDFLPMSRRDPTKFEGAAMAWKKGLASAGASLDDLGFVETHDCFTIAELLEYEAMGLAPHGEGARVILDGVTRKDGRLPVNPSGGLKSKGHPIGATGVSQHVMAAMQLSGTAGGMQVERTRMGAVFNMGGSAVASYLSILEPAS from the coding sequence ATGCGCAACGACAACGCCTACATCGTCGGCTGGGGCCACACGCCCTTCGGCAAGCTCGACAACGCCGAGCTCGAGCAGCTCATCCGCGACGCGGTGCAACCCGCGCTCGACAGCGCGGGCGTGGCGGCCGAGGACATCGACGGCATCTTCGTGGGTCACTTCAATGCCGGCTTCGTCGGCCAGGACTTCACGGCCTCGCTGCCCGCGGTGGCCATGCCCGAGTTCCGCCACACGCCGGCCGTGCGCTGCGAGAACGCCTGCGCCACCGGCTCGGCCGCGATCTGGGCCGCGCTCGACGCCATGGCCGCGGGCCGCATGAAGCGCACGCTGGTGATCGGCATGGAACGCATGAACGGCCTGCGCACGCCCGAGGTGGCGGCCACGCTGATCAAGTGCTCGTACGTGAAGGAGGAGGGCGCCGACCCGGCCGGCTTCGCGGGCATCTTCGGCGGCATCGCGAGCAATTACTTCGAGCGCTTCGGCGACCAGTCGGACGCGCTCGCGGCCATCGCGGCCAAGAACCACGCCAACGGCATGCACAACCCCTATGCCCACATGCGGCGCGACTTCGGCTTCGACTTCTGCCGCACGCCCTCGGACAAGAACCCCTTCGTGTCGGGTCCGCTCAAGCGTTCCGACTGCTCGCTGGTGTCGGACGGCGCGGCCGCGCTGGTGCTGTCGACCGAGCCGCTCGCGGGCGCGAAGGTGCCCGCGGTGCGCTGGCGCTCGCGCACGCACGTCAACGACTTCCTGCCGATGTCGCGCCGCGACCCGACGAAGTTCGAGGGCGCGGCCATGGCCTGGAAGAAGGGCCTGGCCTCGGCCGGCGCCTCGCTCGACGACCTGGGCTTCGTCGAGACGCACGACTGCTTCACCATCGCCGAGCTGCTCGAGTACGAGGCCATGGGGCTCGCGCCGCACGGCGAGGGCGCGCGCGTGATCCTCGACGGCGTGACGCGCAAGGACGGCCGGCTGCCGGTCAACCCTTCGGGCGGGCTCAAGTCCAAGGGCCATCCGATCGGCGCCACCGGCGTGTCGCAGCACGTGATGGCCGCGATGCAGCTCTCGGGCACGGCCGGCGGCATGCAGGTCGAGCGCACGCGCATGGGCGCGGTGTTCAACATGGGCGGCTCGGCGGTGGCCAGCTACCTCAGCATCCTGGAGCCAGCCTCGTGA
- a CDS encoding DUF1330 domain-containing protein encodes MAKAYWVSAYRAVKDADKLAAYAKLAGPAIAAGGGRFLARGLPAKTYEYGLAERTVLIEFDSVAQATATHDSPDYQAALVALGDGAERDLRIIEGT; translated from the coding sequence ATGGCAAAAGCCTACTGGGTCAGTGCATACCGTGCCGTCAAGGACGCCGACAAACTCGCCGCCTACGCAAAGCTGGCCGGTCCGGCCATCGCCGCGGGCGGCGGGCGTTTCCTGGCACGCGGCCTGCCCGCCAAGACCTACGAATACGGCCTGGCCGAACGCACCGTGCTGATCGAGTTCGACAGCGTGGCGCAGGCCACGGCCACCCACGACAGCCCCGACTACCAGGCCGCGCTGGTCGCACTGGGCGACGGCGCCGAGCGCGATCTGCGGATCATCGAAGGCACCTGA
- a CDS encoding AMP-binding protein yields the protein MSAAQAMNLGRLLTQTAALFADRPGLIQEGGRSWTWGEIEARVAAMTAALRALGLKKGDRILVQSRNNLQMFESCWVAFRLGCVWVPTNFRLTPPEVAYLGASSGAVAMIVEDIFPGHTDAVRAASPALAHVVAIGRAREGEHSYEDLLRAHEAHDAARAEHETVDRDDPLWFFYTSGTTGRPKAGVLTHGQMAFVVANHLADLIPGTTEHDRSIAVAPLSHGAGIHALLNVARGAATVLPASEKLDPEAFWASVQAHRVSNLFTVPTIVKMLVEHPAVDRYDHSSLRHVIYAGAPMYRADQKLALKKLGKVLVQYFGLGEVTGNITVLPAAMHSADDEDPNANIGSCGRARTGMEVAILDADLRRLPTGEVGEICVRGPAVFAGYHGNEEATRKALRGGWFHTGDLGRLDARGLLYITGRESDMYISGGSNVYPREVEEVLLTHPAVAEVAVLGVPDPKWGEVGVAVVVRREGAQVDCDALIAHLDGRCARYRWPHHVFFWEALPKSGYGKIAKKDIRQLLVERGEIAGS from the coding sequence GTGAGTGCGGCGCAGGCGATGAACCTGGGCCGGCTGCTCACGCAGACGGCCGCGCTCTTTGCCGATCGGCCGGGCCTCATCCAGGAGGGCGGCCGCAGCTGGACCTGGGGCGAGATCGAGGCGCGCGTGGCCGCGATGACCGCGGCGCTGCGCGCGCTCGGATTGAAGAAGGGCGACCGCATCCTGGTGCAGTCGCGCAACAACCTGCAGATGTTCGAGAGCTGCTGGGTCGCGTTCCGCCTCGGCTGCGTCTGGGTGCCGACCAATTTCCGGCTCACGCCTCCCGAGGTGGCCTACCTCGGTGCGTCGAGCGGCGCGGTCGCGATGATCGTGGAGGACATCTTCCCCGGCCACACCGACGCAGTGCGCGCGGCCTCGCCGGCGCTCGCGCACGTGGTCGCGATCGGCCGCGCGCGCGAGGGCGAGCATTCGTACGAGGACCTGCTGCGCGCGCACGAAGCGCACGACGCGGCTCGGGCCGAGCACGAGACCGTCGACCGCGACGACCCGCTGTGGTTCTTCTACACCTCGGGCACCACTGGCCGGCCCAAGGCCGGCGTGCTCACGCACGGGCAGATGGCCTTCGTGGTCGCCAACCACCTGGCCGACCTGATCCCGGGCACGACCGAACACGACCGCTCGATCGCGGTCGCGCCGCTGTCGCATGGCGCGGGCATCCATGCGCTGCTCAACGTGGCGCGCGGCGCGGCCACCGTGCTGCCGGCCAGCGAGAAGCTCGACCCCGAGGCCTTCTGGGCCTCGGTGCAGGCGCACCGCGTCAGCAACCTCTTCACCGTGCCGACCATCGTCAAGATGCTGGTCGAGCATCCGGCGGTCGACCGCTACGACCACAGCTCGCTGCGCCACGTGATCTACGCGGGCGCGCCGATGTACCGCGCCGACCAGAAGCTCGCGCTGAAGAAGCTCGGCAAGGTGCTGGTGCAGTACTTCGGCCTCGGCGAGGTCACCGGCAACATCACGGTGCTGCCGGCCGCCATGCATTCGGCCGACGACGAGGACCCGAACGCCAACATCGGTTCGTGCGGCCGCGCGCGCACCGGCATGGAGGTGGCGATCCTCGATGCCGACTTGCGGCGCCTGCCCACGGGCGAGGTCGGCGAGATCTGCGTGCGCGGCCCCGCCGTGTTCGCGGGCTACCACGGCAACGAGGAGGCCACGCGCAAGGCGCTGCGCGGCGGCTGGTTCCATACCGGCGACCTCGGCCGGCTCGATGCGCGCGGCCTGCTCTACATCACCGGTCGCGAGTCCGACATGTACATCTCGGGCGGCTCTAACGTCTACCCGCGCGAGGTCGAGGAGGTGCTGCTCACGCATCCCGCGGTGGCCGAGGTGGCGGTGCTCGGCGTGCCCGATCCCAAGTGGGGCGAGGTCGGCGTGGCCGTGGTGGTGCGGCGCGAGGGCGCGCAGGTCGATTGCGATGCGCTGATCGCGCACCTCGACGGGCGCTGTGCGCGCTACCGCTGGCCGCACCACGTGTTCTTCTGGGAGGCCTTGCCGAAGTCGGGCTACGGGAAGATCGCGAAGAAGGACATCCGGCAACTGCTGGTGGAGCGCGGCGAGATCGCGGGTTCGTAG